The Bacteroides acidifaciens genome includes a region encoding these proteins:
- a CDS encoding DUF4199 domain-containing protein, with amino-acid sequence MKMTENRSYLQKYAMHFGTYMGIYWILKFILFPLGFRIPFFSFLFIILTLAVPFIGYHYTKMYRDKICGGSIQFSHAVLFSIFMYMFASLLVAVAHYIYFQFIDHGFIINSYTQLWDELMANTPTLIESKEIIKETIDSVRSLNSINITMQLLSWDVFWGSLLAIPTALMVMKRAKPENNEPSQS; translated from the coding sequence ATGAAGATGACAGAAAACAGAAGCTATTTACAGAAATATGCCATGCACTTTGGCACGTACATGGGAATCTATTGGATATTGAAATTCATACTATTTCCATTGGGATTTCGTATTCCTTTCTTTTCTTTCCTATTTATAATCCTGACATTAGCCGTGCCGTTCATCGGTTACCACTATACCAAAATGTACCGGGACAAAATATGCGGCGGCAGCATCCAGTTCTCACATGCCGTTCTTTTCAGCATCTTTATGTACATGTTCGCGTCCTTGCTGGTAGCCGTGGCACACTATATCTATTTCCAGTTTATCGACCACGGATTTATCATCAATTCTTATACCCAACTGTGGGACGAATTGATGGCAAACACCCCCACCCTGATTGAAAGCAAAGAGATTATAAAAGAGACGATAGACAGTGTCCGTTCACTCAATTCCATAAATATCACCATGCAACTATTATCATGGGATGTATTCTGGGGAAGCCTCCTTGCCATCCCTACCGCGTTGATGGTGATGAAAAGAGCAAAACCTGAGAACAACGAACCTTCGCAATCGTAA
- a CDS encoding glycosyltransferase family 2 protein, whose protein sequence is MDISVVVPLFNEEESLPELYAWIERVMQANGFSFEVIFVNDGSTDRSWEVIEKLKTQSEHVKGIKFRRNYGKSPALYCGFAEAQGDVVITMDADLQDSPDEIPELYRMITQDGYDLVSGWKQKRYDPLSKTLPTKLFNATARKVSGIKNLHDFNCGLKAYRKDVVKHIEVYGEMHRYIPYLAKNAGFKKIGEKVVHHQARKYGTTKFGLNRFVNGYLDLLSLWFLSKFGIKPMHFFGLLGSLMFLVGMISVIIVGASKLYAMSNGLPYRLVTDSPYFYLSLTAMIIGTQLFLAGFLGELISRNAPERNNYQIEKKI, encoded by the coding sequence ATGGATATATCAGTTGTAGTCCCATTATTCAATGAAGAAGAGTCACTACCCGAACTCTACGCTTGGATAGAACGGGTAATGCAAGCCAACGGATTCTCATTCGAAGTGATTTTCGTTAACGACGGAAGCACCGACCGCTCATGGGAAGTGATAGAAAAGCTCAAGACACAATCAGAACACGTAAAAGGAATCAAGTTCCGCCGCAACTACGGCAAATCACCCGCGCTCTACTGCGGATTTGCCGAAGCCCAGGGTGACGTGGTTATCACGATGGACGCAGACCTGCAGGACAGCCCGGACGAAATACCAGAACTTTACCGGATGATAACCCAAGACGGCTACGACCTCGTATCCGGCTGGAAGCAAAAAAGATATGACCCGCTATCAAAAACATTGCCTACGAAGTTGTTCAACGCCACCGCACGCAAAGTTTCGGGCATCAAAAACCTGCATGATTTTAACTGCGGACTGAAAGCATATCGCAAAGATGTAGTAAAACACATCGAAGTGTACGGTGAAATGCACCGCTATATCCCCTACTTGGCAAAGAATGCCGGATTCAAGAAAATCGGTGAAAAGGTGGTACATCACCAGGCACGCAAGTACGGCACTACCAAATTCGGGCTCAACCGCTTTGTCAACGGCTACCTGGACTTGCTCTCCCTTTGGTTCCTTTCCAAATTCGGAATCAAGCCGATGCATTTCTTCGGATTGCTGGGTTCTTTGATGTTTCTCGTCGGAATGATTTCTGTTATCATCGTAGGCGCCAGCAAACTATATGCCATGTCCAACGGTCTGCCTTACCGACTGGTGACCGACTCTCCCTATTTTTATTTGTCACTCACGGCAATGATTATAGGTACGCAACTGTTTCTTGCCGGATTCCTTGGCGAACTAATCTCGCGCAACGCACCGGAACGGAACAACTATCAGATAGAAAAGAAAATTTGA
- a CDS encoding DUF6452 family protein: MKNLVRIFLLLIIVGAAVSIHSSCSDENDCSLAGRPMMYCTFKTIDKSLDPTKVLNDTLDSLTIKALGTDSIILNNEKKVHKIMLPLRYTSDSTVFILQYNPVDNPDDVDTLYIVQQNTPYFQSMECGYMMKQNIISAKFGNRTNSSEKIDSIYFRNKEANSNEIENLQIFFKYRDRTPDTAD; encoded by the coding sequence ATGAAGAATTTAGTTCGTATCTTTCTCCTATTGATAATCGTCGGTGCCGCTGTGAGCATCCATAGTTCGTGCTCGGACGAGAACGATTGTTCGTTGGCAGGACGCCCGATGATGTATTGCACATTCAAGACCATAGACAAGAGCCTCGACCCGACCAAGGTGTTAAACGACACACTTGACTCACTGACAATCAAAGCATTGGGGACGGACTCAATCATTCTCAACAACGAGAAAAAAGTGCATAAGATAATGCTGCCGTTACGCTACACCAGTGATTCTACCGTGTTTATCCTCCAATACAATCCGGTAGACAATCCTGACGATGTAGATACCTTGTATATCGTACAGCAGAATACTCCCTATTTCCAGTCAATGGAATGTGGATATATGATGAAACAAAATATCATCAGTGCCAAGTTCGGAAACAGAACCAATAGTTCGGAGAAAATAGACTCTATCTATTTTAGAAATAAAGAAGCCAATAGTAATGAAATTGAGAATCTACAGATATTCTTTAAATATCGTGACCGCACACCGGATACGGCTGACTAG